A stretch of DNA from Zootoca vivipara chromosome 16, rZooViv1.1, whole genome shotgun sequence:
AGGGGCTGAAGGCTGAACAGAACCAATGGCGCGAGGGTAGAGAGGCATAGGGTAAAAGGATGGGGCCATGGAAGATACAAAGGGTGGAGGTGGGAGCAGGGGAGGCGGAGCCTGGCGGTTGAAATTGATGCCTTCCAGGATGCTCTGCCTCATCTTCTCTACCTTGGACACCTGTTCATTCTGTGAATCAAGGAGGAGTAGGGAGTAAGGGAGACAAAAAAATAACTGAACCAGACTTTGATGGTATTATGCCGTAGAAGTGCCAGGCAATTCCCACTGCCGTATCCCTCCAGTAAAACAATATCAAGGTCACAGAGTGTAACTAGGGTGGGCCAGTTAGGGCACTTTGCCCTGGGTATGATCTGGGAAGAAGGGTGCCAAGGGCACATATCATGTGCTGCACTGACAATTATTTGAACAGACGATGGAGAATGTGATCCcatcaaagttaagcactttgacTCCCCCACTGTAATCGGTAGGATGTAAAAATGCCTAACAAGATTGAGAGCCGTGTGCTGAATTCTATTCAGTATGAAGTAATTAAGCATGTTCTCCAGATAATAGATTGAAGCTAGATACCAGTTTGCTCAGAGGCTTGGTCATGGCAGCAGGCCAGGCAGAGTGGCAGTTTCTCATTAGCTTTGTGCCTGCAGCTTAACAATACACAAAAAAAGCACATTCACATGTTGAATActgctggtgggtgggtgctgcaGTGGGGGAGAGAGTAACTAAAGGCATTAGACAGCAGCAGCCAGAGAACGTTTGACAACACTCTTAGTTTCACCTACAACTAGGAAGTGAGCATGTGTAGAATGCACAGGAACAACTAGATGTGGCACCGAATCAAGGACTAAGCAGCAACTCAGAAAGTCAGCAGCAGGATCAACTGCTCAGCAGCCACTTTCTTCTAGGAATGCTAACCCTTACCTGTCCATCACACAGGTCTATCAGGGGTGTCTTTTCCCACGTGGCTTTGATTAGCTTGCTCTGGAAAAGCTTCCCGTCAAAGTAGATCCATGGGCAGCAATGTTCCCAAGGGACGGGCTGCCCGCATGCATCATTGGCGAAGAGGGCTGTGTCCACTCCGCTCATAAATAGAGCAGCCAGCTGAACTCCTCGGGGATCCAGCTTCTCAATCTGCAATGGAAACAACATACTGTACCTTTAGCCATCAAAGGAATTCATTTAAGTAACAGTCCCCCACTTTGTCACGGAGACCTCAGTTACTGAGTGAGTTACCCACGAGCCTGTATTTGTAATGCAAGAGAGAGCAACAATGCGGCTTAGCAGAGGAAAATGATGATGTTGGTGATGACGATGACGACAAGTATCAGATGTAAGCCTGAGACACAGCACAGGGCTTTCATTTCTGACCTCCAAAGTCAACCAAGCCAGACCTACTTGTATGAACATCACAGGGTTAAAAAGAGGAGAGCAGATCCGTCAAAAGTGTCTTTTGAGGTCCCTGCTCTCAATAACCCTGGAGAGGTTAATCTACTACATAAAGGGCCAGAAGCAGGAACTGGGTGCAAACACCCCAAACCAAAATTTGTTAGGGCTCAGGCCTGTTCCACCAAatcttcccatcttcccagacctcTCTCTGCCAGATGTTCTCTGTGCACCAAACTTTTAGTGGCTCTACACCGGGCAATGCGTTCTGGAGTCGCGGCTCATGTGGGTATCATACTCCCACCCTCTCTTCTCTTAGCCACGTTTATCACTTTTCTACCTATCCCTTGCTGGACCAtgccccatttttaaaggaacaaaaATAATAGATGCAAATACCTCCAGGTGTGTATGGCGTGTCCTTCCTTCCCAGGGAATACCTGCAACCTGTACCCTCCCTCCATATTTAATATATTAAGAAGCAGGGCTCTCTTCCAGAGGTCATGGTTTCTGGCTCTCAAGCAGACCTGAACCCCAGCACCTCTTTCTTTAACAAAAGGAGTGCTGGCTCTACTGCTTCAGGCAACTTTTATTTCTccaaagatttttattaaagttttcatgATACAATAAAATAGTATCTAAGACAAATAGAATCAAAAAGACAAGAAatagaggagagagggaagaacaagaaaagaaagaaagaaagaaagaagaacagaTAGGAAACATTAACaccaataatagtaataataaaaaacaccaaATTATATGTATATAGCCCTCTCTCATAAACTTCATAAAGACTGCAAAGATCAAATCCAAGCTCAATCTTACCTTCAGTTCTTGAAGCTGATCTGGCTCATATAGCTGAGCAGACACAGCCTGGGCCAGGAAGGCGTCCAACTCATGCCTATGCAGAATCCGACCCCCAGGCCACTGTATCATgtatcttaaaagaaaaagaaaaatataacagaattTATAAATCAAAAGAGTTACTCCACCACAtactggggaggaaaggaaacccAAGGGACACTTCCCGGCTTCTTTTTCTATTTACCTTTAATGCAGGAGGAGGTTACAAGCGTTTTAACAGGAACTCAACATTAATAGCTAGCTAGATAGGTATCTACACCTTGTATTTTCTTGGAAACTCAAAATGGGCAAATAGAATGTACTTTCAGTTACTAGGGTAAGTTTTGAGCCTCAAGTCAGGAGACGATATAACTGGCACTCCACCCTCCCGTACACAGAGCCACAATTCTTCCAAATCCAGCTGTGCCTTTCCACCCATCCTGTCTCAGGAGCCCTCTCTCCTGAGCATTCCCGCCCATCATGCCCAGACCTGCCCCACTCACCGTAGCACACAGCACATAAGCAGCAGGTGTGTGGGGACATTGGCGGGATTGAGCATGCCGGGGGTGTCTGATTTCATACAGGCCAAGAAGGCTCTCATGCGTCGGTTCTTGTCCTCCACTGCTTTGCCCAGCCACAGCTTCTTGAGGTTGGGACATGTCCACTCTCGAAAAGCAAGGGCTGATACCAATTCTGGAGTCTGTGGGGATTTCCCCTTGTACGCCGACCATTCCTTGACGATAACAGGAGGAGCTATGGAGGAAAGAACAGGGCCCACCTGACTGCGAGGATAAAACACCTGAACACTGTGGCTTTCAGGGCCACCTGAACAGGGCCCACCTGACTGCGAGGATAAAACACTGAACCAGGATGCTGCCTATCAATGACGACTGAACCTACTCAGCAGGTATGTACTCCAAGTCAAGGCCAACCTGTACCGCAGTTCAACACAAtgggcaattaaaaaaaaggccCTTGCTGCCAATGAATTCTCCATATTCCAAAAAGTGCCCAGGATACCTCTGGGAGGCCCACCTTCCACTTATATGAACATAACACTGGAACAGTAAAGCAACCACAGGTTGAAGAAGGGATCACCTACTTTTCACAGGAATACGCTTGCGCACAGCCAGCCGTTCCATCCGCCTCTGGGTCTCAGCCACACTGAAGAGGACACCATAGACATGCTGCCGTGCAGCCCGGAAAAGGACAGCTGCTGGCGGCAGCTCAGTGTTGCACTCGTCTTCAATGCACACTGGGATCTTGATTTCACCCTGGAATGGAGTGTTGGAAACTGAGGGCCCAggactgctggctctcagccccTGTGCTGCCCTCCAAGGCACCCCACAGAGAGCCAGTTAAAATAACTCAAAAGAtccactgcccaccccccacctcacCTTCGTTAGGACATGGTAGATGAATGGGTACATAAGCCCCCGCCGGTGCCGGTGCTCAGCCACCCGAAGCACCTCGGGGGCAACAGCGGGCAGGGGCGGGGTGGTGATGTCCATGTGGTTGCGAGTGGCCATGGAGAGCAGCGAAGGAATGTGAGCCTCAGGGCCGCTCAGGCTCCTCTCCGAGTTGCCAGTGCCCCCAGGCGGCTGCCCCCAGCCCTGATTCATCCTCTTCTCAGCCCCAGGATCCTCCCAGCCAGACTTGTGAGGTCCGGATTCAGAGACGTGGCTGCAGCAGTGAGAGGAAAGGGATAAGCTAGCAGTCCAACACCCCATGGCAAGCAGCAAAGCCTGGACTTGCCCCTTCTATCCAGAACTGAGGAATCCTCCTGGCTCCACCATCCCTGCTCAATGCTACGCACTTTCCCAGACACATGAACAGCAGTCATGGGCCCCTCAAACCCACCTTCCTCCCTAACATCCACAGTCTGTCCTGCAGATCTCAGAATGCCGCTAGGTCCCCACTCACTTGGAGGTGGTTCCGTTGTGCTCTTCTccatcagaggaggaggagggcgaagACCCAGGCCCAGACGATGGGGAGGGTTTGGAACTCAGGTGGTGGTTGGGGAACTTGGCGTGGCAGTTGTCATATGAACCAGGCCAGTTGTTGAAGTGTCCACCCTTCAGAGCAGGGTCCTCATGGAAAGGGGCTGCATCCACCAGGCCATGCGGAGAGAAGAGAAAACTGGAGCCAGGGCCGGGAAGGAAAGACGAAGAGGTGGCAACACCGCCATGAGTGGAAGGTGGGTGGTACTGCATCTTTGGCCCCATCTGAGGTGCAAACTGGAGATGGAAGCAAAGGGGGAAAAGGGGTTGACAGATTGTAATTGGGGCTACCTGAGCAAACCTGGAGAAGGGCCACAGCTTAGCAGCAGAGAACACGCTTTGCAGGCAGGTCTCTGATCCCCAGCAGTAAAAATGGGCTTAAAGAACAAGTGATGCAGTAAAAATGGGCTTAAAGAACAAGTGATGAGAGAGACCTTtgcatgaaaccctggacagcGACTGGCAGTTAGAAATAGATGGAGCCGtagcctgattcagtataaggcatttTTATGTGTTTCTGCATGGGAGGAGGGGTTCAAAGCACTGAAATTTCTCCCTTCGGAGATACGGTCCAATTCTCTTTCTGCGATCATGTACTGTCTAAATCTTTAGCTCAAGCAACTATAAGTTAGAAACatgagttttattttttttaaaggctgagaTGCTTATGATGATAACATGCGTCAGATGCCACATTCCATATGGTATCACAAACCCATGGAATGTGCACAGCCCTGGCTTGGCAGAAGATGCAACACAACAGATTGTAAAGGGGGCAGTGGTAACAAGAGGGGATCATTCTCATGGTACAGTTTTATAGCTCTCCTTGAAACGGGATCAAATGCTCGCAAGAGCACCTGCATATGAATGATCTGCAGGTGCAGACCTACCCTTTGCAAACACAGAATTTGGCCTTGGTCAGCAGATTTATACTGTATGAAGAATGAGACAGACTGCAGTAGAATTCCAGACTGTACTACTTCAGTTTGAGTGCATGAGGGAGAGAGTGTCATGTTTTTGAATGCTGTAAACTAGAGGAATAAGAGCCTCTTCTTTATGTGCTAGTCAGTTATATGTATGTGGCTTTTTGCATAagagagcattttaaaaaatgacacatgAATACCCCTTGCTGCCTGAAGTAGCATAATCCAGAATTCTACTAACGTACCTCACCCTCTGCTGAAATACAAATAAGCTTGTTGTAGGCTGGGCTTGCAACAGGCAACAGTCTCCACTCAGTCACCCAAGGAGCAGTAAGGAGGCACAGCCACTGACCTGTCTATCCTGAACACAGTAATGGCCAAAATTATCAAGAAAAGCTGAACATCTGCCTAAAGCAAGTCTGGAGACTTACCACAGCTTTCCCAGAAGGGAGCGGTACCATTGGATTGCGGTTCATAGGTGCTGCCCCTCCAAAGTGGTTGGGCCCAAAAGCTGGAACTGAAACACAGAATTGTCACCTTGTTAAATACAGGAATCTCCATTTTCCCAGCACACCCTTGCCAGGACCATTAAAAAGACCGAGTGAGGATACCTGCCAATGTACAAGTTGGTTAAACTAGGATGTGGTTGATGAACATTTCAAAAAGCAGGTGTGAGCAGGGAGAGCCATATTTTTGTGTTATGAAGCAAAGTCATTTATGTCTTTCCCAAGCTGGTGACTCTGACTTTGTACCTTTGGCCAACTTTGTGGTACTCTGCCATGCTGAAACCCCTGCACATGGCAGCATGGTTTGGGGAAGTGGTTCTCAAAAGATCTGTGTAAATCTCCTGAGAAGAGGGTGGTGTTCAATACAGAATGAGGACACATACTTCGGTCCAGAAATCCTGGAGGAATTTTGTTTGAAAAGTCACcccagacccaaaaaagaaaggaGGCGGTGCTGATTGATATACCAGTTCTCCTGTCCAGCAAAAGGTACGGTAAATAATACGCTGCAGTTCACTGGCTAACCATTGTTCAATTTTCAACAGATTCCATTCTTCCTCTCATTATTGAGATTCTTGcaaaagatgctggactagaggaatTTAAAGTCCATCAAGGCACCTATATCCTTAAATAAGAATGCATACTCAGAGGCACTTAACCCAGATTAGCTATGCCTTGTTAAGAGATCCTGAGAATGCACTCTTGTTATGTAACTTTAACACACAACTGTGGACAATGAGGAATGGCTGTTAATAGTAGTTTTGTATGAGGGCAGAATGTGTGAATGGCTCAATGAGATTACCAGCACCTGGCCTGGAAAGGTGCTCCAGTGCCTTTAGCAGACCGTGATACAGAGAAGTTCCAAAAGGTGGAGTTTCTGGCTCCCTGTAATACATGGCCACTGGAAAAGCCACTCCAAACTTCTTCCAGCCACGTGGCTAATGAAAGGCACCCAAGCCCTCTTTGGGCCAGGAGGTGGCAACTCTAGAGAAAAGTGCAGActtgatctctcccagcagaggGCGCCATAGGGTATAAGGCAGGGCCTCACCTTCTTGGACAGCGGGAGAAAACACGGCTGAGAGAGAGGTGAGGTTGACCAGCGCCGCCTGGATACTCACGAACATACGGGGACTGGCCCACTGGGGTAGGCGGTGCCTTCGTGGCCACGGAATAGTATTCTACAGCCTTCTTGAAACGCTCAATTTTATCTTCGGTCCTGGACTGGGGAGGAACCAGAGGAAAAGCAAGTGACAGGGGCGGGGACAGGAGTGCAGCCAACTGCAAGTCGCAATGGCATTTGGTGTGAAAATCCTACCGCCAGCTCAAGCCGACCAGCACAGAGGGCTATATAATGTTATGCGATCTGCTATTGTTATGGGGTTGGAGGCACAGACCACTATGAACCAACCAGCTGCTGTGGACTGCAGAAGTGCTGAAATGGGAACCCAGGATCTAACCCTCATTTTAGCAGTCCCCATAAATAAGCCTCTTTTCCTTCTGCGAATCCCTTTATCCCAAACCTCTCCACTGTCTGCAACTTTCACAGCAGCCGCGAGGATAGGTGGAAATTTAGCCCTGTACCACAGGCTCTGTCTCACCTGGGAGTGCTTGAAGACATCTCTCCCTATCACATCCAAGTTGGAGGGATTTTTGATGGAGCTGACATACTCGGACACAGCCTTGATGACTACATCACAGGGTGGCAGGACCAGCTGATGGGCACGCACCTAGAACCAGCACACAAAGCACTTAAAATTCCTGGCAAGGGCAAACAGCAGCAAGGCAACACCTCAGTGCTCCACAGACCTGGTAAGCAACAAGTTCTACCAGAGGGCTATTTTGAGGAGGAAAGGTGACGGTCCCCACACCCACTGAGTGGATGAACAGGAAGCCCTACTGCCGCAGACACCTGCTCTTTCTACAAGTCTCTTTCTTCTCTGGACTTGCAAGGGGGTGCCGTAGGAGATACATGGCTTGTACCTTTCAGGAACCAAATTTGGCCCTGGTGTCTCCCAGTTGCTGATCCCTAGTGCAGAAGCATGGTGCTCCAAGATCCTGAATTGGCTCCACCCTATTATGCAGCTCTTGCTAGTGACAGCTCACCTGGTTCAAGTGCCTTATCCTAAAGCAGGATCCTCTGCGCATCTGACTTTGATGCCAGAGTTTAAGGGCAAATTCACATAACAATCATGTTTGTTGGGGGATACAACATATTGTTTGGCATTTGCTATAGTAAAGAAATATGAAGGAAGATTGCTGGAATCTCTAAACATGAAGGGATATGAAGTGAGCATACACCAGGAAAGCAGCAAATCGGCCATGGCTCCCTGCCATACACCCACTGCATGTCTGAAGTCATATTATCTCCTCTTCATACGTTTTTGTGTTTGTCAAGTTACTTGGGAGGTACTCATTTTCTCAAACCATCAGGCGAGACCCTTCTCTGGGTGCGCTCCCATCACCTTAAGGGGCATGGCTTTCTCAGGAATGGTACCCTCCTTATCCCCCTTCACTTCCCAAGACTTTTCTGTTTCGCTAGTCCTCTGGGCAAGCATCACTAATGTACTTTGTTTTATCCTGGCTGTTGTAGCAATTTAAAATGTTCTAATTCCATTATAAGTTTTGCGTGGCATTATTATAACTATTTCCTAAGCCCCCTTAAGAACCCTTGTGGGGCTAGAAGACATACCTTTTTACACACAAAAAGATACTTCCAACACAAATCAAACACTGGCATACCCCTGGCAAATACGACTGCCTAGGGCATAAAGCATGTACTGATCTTTAACAGCCAGCAAGGAGCATGACATTGGCAGAGAAAAAGGAGAGTAACCCATGCCAGAGGTTTATCATGATTTTCCTCTTCTTGCTGTGTCCATAAAAATTCCTCCAGCTATATGAAGCTGTGGCagtagtttaaaaacaacaaacaaaaccaaaaccaaaaaaatgaTGCTGAAAAAATGCAACCCGATCCTTCAAGGGTCATGCTGTGTCTCTTTTTTTTCCTAGACCTAGCCTAACCCCATTATATCTCTatacagaagttgctgaactacaaattccatcatgtctgaccactggccatgctggggctgatgggagttggagtccaacatctggagaactaccAGCCCCCACATGCTCCACTCCTCTTCCAGAGCTAGGGACAGAAATCTTAGTTTTTATTAGCCTTGGTCCAAACTGCACTTCTCCCACTTGTCTGAACGACAAATGTCGTACTGAGTTCAAGCAGAGCTATCTTCAGCAGCACCACTCTAAACATCAGAGCCACCCTTTCCCAGAAATGGTTTCGAAAGCACCACCTCTCCCGCCGCTCCTCAGAAACAACCATGTCTCCCAAGAGTTGCGGACAAAAGATTTTGGAGTGCTAGTTCCCATCCACCTCTCAGTCTTTTTTCCTTAAGACACCACTGCACCAGTTCATCCCCCGAAGGGCAATCCCTTTGCAGCCCTTTCAGTCCAGGgtttcctgccttgctgccctCGAGACAGGAAATGGGGGTGCTGGCACTACCTTGAGTGAAGCTAGTGGGTGGTCGGGTCCAAGAAGGCTCCAATGGAAGGCAGCCAAATCTTCATCTGGAAGGATGTGGTTCCCTGGGAGCAAAAAGGGGATAATAACTGAACAACTGCCAACAAACAAGAGGATTCaaaccctcttccccccccccccaatccatttcTCTGCCTTTCCAATAGGTAAAGCACAGGTATGCAGAAACAGGTCTCACTGGATTGAACCTGCTAGAGTTAAGGTTGAAGCACATTAAGTACAGCATGCTGCTAAAGACTCTcctgcacacaacacacacatatcTACATTCTAGTACTGTATAGAAGTTATATACTTTTGCATGGaggtggcgctatggttaaaccactgagcctagggcttgctgatcagaaggtcggcggttcgaatccctgtgacggggtgagctcccgttgcttggtcccagctcctgccaacctagcagttcgaaagcacatcaaaatgcaagtagataaataggaaccgctacagcgggaaggtaaacggcgtttccatgtgctgctctggtttgccagaagcggctttgtcatgcctgccacatgacctggaagctatacgccggctccctcggccaataatgcgagatgagcgcgcaaccccagagtcggtcacgactggacctaatggtcaggggtccctttaccttttatataattTGCACATGTTCCTCCAGCTGAAACAAAGTACAAACTGAATCCAAGCCCAACAAAGATGGCGAAAGTCCATAAGGAAAGTGTGCCTGGAGTTATCAATACCTCATTCTGAGAGGAGCAACTTGAATTCTCTGTCCACATTCAATTTCTCTCTGTGGAAGCTTCTTGTGCCAGcaatgacccagaaactgcaagcACATTTGGCTCCAATCCACGTTCTAGACTTCTGCCAGTATAGTGTTCAGCTGGAGTCATAGCTATTGTTCTTATGGCCTTGACCATAGGTATGGTGGACCACTTACAGAACCACTTTCCAGATGCTCCCACAGCCTCACTCAAAGCCTTTTCCCTGAGGAAAATATTAAGCACTCATGCCCTGAACAGAATTTAAGTTCTCTCTCATCTTCACTGGACATTCCTCTTCTTTCTCATATTGAAAAGACACACATTGGTGAGGGGCTGTAGCTGCCATCCCAGTTAAAAATACCTTAtcctggagagctcctgccagtcagagcagacaatactagGCGGGATGGTCTAACTCTGCACGGATCCAATATAGCAGAAGGCGGCTTCATATGTTCAGACAACCTTCTGGTTTCTTTCTAGTTCCTGCCAATACTAGTGCAGTGTAGTGATTTAGCGTGTTGCACTAggaccccactcagccatgaatggtgaccttgggccaatcagtctcttagcctaacctacctcacagggttgtggtgaagaTAATTAAGGGTGGCGGTGAAGAACCATGtgtcccaccttgagctccttggaggaaaggtgagatataaatgtaataattagataaataaatacacagcAGCCCTTCGCCAATATCTGGACACATCCtaaccctctttttctttccccccagatCAGATACTCCCAACTTGAGTAGCACCAAACATTGAAGTTGGGGGGAAGTTGGGAGTTTGAAAATGATTTTAGCACCTGTGATTTGACAGCCCTTCCTGGGTGTCTCTTAAGCCCAAGAGATACCAGACATTCCATCTGTAAAATTAAGCTGGATCTTGGCTTTGCCCAGAGACACCCTGGGAATGCTATAGTTAGGCAGAGAAAAGGTTGTGTGTGAAACATTTAACTAACACAATTTTTGAGAACTTGTACCCCTCATtttagtgggacgcgggtggcgctgtgggttaaaccacagagcctagggcttgccaatcagaaggtcggcggtttgaattcccgcgacgggatgagctccccttgctcggtccctgctcctgccaacctagcagttcgaaggcacgctacagtgggaaggtaaacgccatttctgtgtgctgctctggttcgccagaagcgactttgtcatgctggtcacatgacctggaagctgtacgtcggcttcctcggccaataacgcgagatcagcgccgcaacctcatagtcagtcacgactggacctaatggtcaggggtccctttacccctcaTTTTAAAGTCAAGACACTGAAATATATGTTGCTGAACTGTGCCACTGCCTACTCCTGCTGATTTTATGTTTCACTCTTTTTACAGCCTTCACAACAACTGTGGGAGGTGAGTTAGGCCAAGGGAGAGCATCTTGCTCATGGCTGCCTAGTGAGCTTTTTGCCCAAGCAGGGAATTGGACCTAAGCCTCTGAAACCTTCACTCACTTCACCACTCAGCCAATCCAGTTTCAACATACCTAGCAAGGCAGCAAAGATGGGAAAGCTGCTTAGCTTGAGGCCCAGCTGCTTGGCCACTTCTTGCATCAGGAACTGGTTGGTGGTGAGGTTCTTGCCATTCCAGCTCAGTTTGAGGGCATGGGAGCTATAATAGGAGGGTATGTTGCAGAGGGCATACTCAGAGTCATGGGCAATGAGCCCATGGAAACCATTCTCCCGGAAGAAGGATACCACTTCCTGATGGTGATCCTCCAGGCTCTGGAACACCTGCAGAAAAGAAGGGACACGGCTGAGTAAAAAGGCACACTGCAGCAAAGCTCTTTCGTGCTTTCTGTTAAGCCCACCCAGTACAGAATTCACTTCAGGGCAATTCCTTCACAGACTCCATCTGCTTATATACGCAGGAAAGCGGCTCACTTCCCTTTGGAAGCTGAAAGGTATGGCATGTGAATATCAAAAATGTCATCAGAACAATGTCTGGACATCATGTGTTTCAGTTTCATGCTGTTCGGCAAACTCTGGTTAAAGTTAACCATGGTCTGTGATAAATTCAGGGCAAATATAACACTAAAGAGGAAGGAGAATTAGAAGGGGGAAGggagtgggaaggaggagggccCTATCTCTTAACCATAATTAGGAGGTTGTAAAATATTACATGTACACTAGATTTAGGTGTTGACAATTTTCAAGAGAGACCCCACACTACAGGTTTTATCTCATATCAAGTGGGTCAacagccttcctgccttccttccttgtttCTCAAGAAAAAGACATATAAATTACACCAGAGATTACTGCTATGCTGCTTGCATGTGCCATCTGGCATCCATGAATTTCTGAGTTTTTCTATTCCCTTCCCCCTTTGGTCATGAGGTGGTGAAGATGGTTACCTGTTTCTCACTTGAAAAGTACATAGGGCTGAAGGGGGAAGCTGGAAGAGTGATTTTCTTTGTCACTTCccttttcagctctatgtgcttctCAGGACTCACAGTCCCAGACCTGACTTTTACCTAGACCCCTTGGGAAAGAGAAGTGTGTGCACTTCTATCGTTCAGTCCTGGTGGTATGAGGGTGGAGAAGAGAAGTTATCAGAAAGCATGACACCCACAGCACTCACTCCAATTGTGCCCAGAGGCCCAAAATGGTTGGCACCCGTAACCTATACAGTTAATGGTTTACTGTGATTCCCTACATATTTCTCAAGAGGGGAAAGAGGCTGGAAAGCTATTTTAGTGTGAGAAAGAAACCAAGCAAAACCAActg
This window harbors:
- the FAM120C gene encoding constitutive coactivator of PPAR-gamma-like protein 2: MGVQGFQEFVEKRCPGAVVPVDLLKLARAVGGRGGGGPAYCAAFHPPAGYPHPAGAAPGLGAVVGAGPYGHPQPSPGLPGPGAGPCPARLLVDADSALQRLYGGYQTDWVCGGQWNAMVGYLAALSQACLYQGGLELAVIFNGGLGKERLPEWGRKAQAERQTAQLIAGHVGNKGTPPPRAWFLPPACLGHCVRLAMIRFRVKVFQSLEDHHQEVVSFFRENGFHGLIAHDSEYALCNIPSYYSSHALKLSWNGKNLTTNQFLMQEVAKQLGLKLSSFPIFAALLGNHILPDEDLAAFHWSLLGPDHPLASLKVRAHQLVLPPCDVVIKAVSEYVSSIKNPSNLDVIGRDVFKHSQSRTEDKIERFKKAVEYYSVATKAPPTPVGQSPYVLPAFGPNHFGGAAPMNRNPMVPLPSGKAVFAPQMGPKMQYHPPSTHGGVATSSSFLPGPGSSFLFSPHGLVDAAPFHEDPALKGGHFNNWPGSYDNCHAKFPNHHLSSKPSPSSGPGSSPSSSSDGEEHNGTTSNHVSESGPHKSGWEDPGAEKRMNQGWGQPPGGTGNSERSLSGPEAHIPSLLSMATRNHMDITTPPLPAVAPEVLRVAEHRHRRGLMYPFIYHVLTKGEIKIPVCIEDECNTELPPAAVLFRAARQHVYGVLFSVAETQRRMERLAVRKRIPVKTPPVIVKEWSAYKGKSPQTPELVSALAFREWTCPNLKKLWLGKAVEDKNRRMRAFLACMKSDTPGMLNPANVPTHLLLMCCVLRYMIQWPGGRILHRHELDAFLAQAVSAQLYEPDQLQELKIEKLDPRGVQLAALFMSGVDTALFANDACGQPVPWEHCCPWIYFDGKLFQSKLIKATWEKTPLIDLCDGQNEQVSKVEKMRQSILEGINFNRQAPPPLLPPPPFVSSMAPSFYPMPLYPRAIGSVQPSAPGRTRGFTGLHPIPPQGGKLEIAGMVVGQWAGSKPSRGQGSFGMQVVSVGGPGKGRGRDNSGKIPKGNKKVSKQGSTEGTAKTPEFNNNNNGGTNNSSSSSHPQSQVNGNGGTTPTVGEDPGVGACPSATSPCALARDADSCNNNSPFFGTLSGDPERCPENKLSFPALQKEE